A single region of the Elgaria multicarinata webbii isolate HBS135686 ecotype San Diego chromosome 14, rElgMul1.1.pri, whole genome shotgun sequence genome encodes:
- the LOC134408745 gene encoding leukotriene B4 receptor 1-like, protein MSPPEESHPHLPSSVARALVCTVLSLSFAVGVPGNAFVIWTICGRMKQRPLTVMLVLHLAIADLLVLVTLPIWIYSFADKWLFSLVACKALVFVIYFSMYASIFLITALSMERYMAVFYPFAVQRWKHKTAHVVVPIIWFLSIAFGATILPFQDTEDTEMGLQCAVRSYETASQEVTCLLLESAVGFIIPFAVISICYALVSRRIGAMTCPSKRRSARLIASVVIAFCLCWLPHHVFNLIDVALLLKEDLQSGALERISAMGTYIAGSLAFISSCINPLLYAFAARNFQSSVRFTRLSKLFEQMSPLMRQEPTEESTCRNGKEDTSATMEMI, encoded by the coding sequence ATGAGCCCACCGGAAGAAAGCCACCCTCACCTGCCCTCATCGGTCGCAAGGGCTTTGGTCTGCACAGTGCTCAGTTTGTCGTTTGCTGTCGGAGTCCCTGGGAATGCCTTTGTCATCTGGACCATTTGTGGAAGAATGAAGCAAAGGCCTCTGACGGTCATGCTGGTCCTACATCTGGCCATCGCTGATCTCCTGGTCCTCGTCACCTTGCCGATCTGGATTTATTCCTTTGCCGACAAATGGCTCTTTAGTCTGGTAGCATGCAAGGCCCTGGTGTTTGTCATTTATTTCAGCATGTACGCAAGCATCTTCCTGATCACGGCCCTGAGCATGGAGCGGTACATGGCAGTCTTTTACCCCTTTGCCGTTCAACGGTGGAAGCACAAGACGGCCCATGTGGTGGTGCCCATCATCTGGTTCCTCTCCATTGCCTTTGGAGCGACCATCCTCCCGTTTCAGGACACCGAAGACACGGAGATGGGCCTCCAATGTGCAGTTCGCAGTTATGAAACGGCGTCTCAGGAGGTGACCTGCCTCCTTCTGGAAAGTGCCGTGGGCTTTATCATTCCCTTTGCCGTCATCTCCATCTGCTACGCGCTCGTGAGCCGAAGAATCGGAGCAATGACGTGTCCGTCCAAGCGCCGCTCGGCACGGCTGATTGCTTCGGTGGTGATAGCCTTCTGCCTATGCTGGCTCCCACATCATGTGTTTAACCTGATCGATGTCGCTTTGCTTCTGAAAGAAGATTTGCAATCTGGAGCACTGGAGAGGATTTCAGCCATGGGGACCTACATTGCAGGGTCCTTAGCCTTCATTAGCAGCTGCATAAACCCTCTGCTTTATGCCTTTGCAGCCAGGAACTTCCAAAGCAGCGTGAGGTTTACAAGGCTGTCCAAACTGTTTGAACAGATGAGCCCTTTGATGAGACAGGAGCCCACCGAAGAATCAACTTGCagaaatggaaaagaggacactTCAGCAACCATGGAGATGATCTAA